One Streptomyces sp. NBC_00536 genomic window carries:
- a CDS encoding MarR family winged helix-turn-helix transcriptional regulator produces the protein MKIGEGAMPQPEGGELRHGGSVRSVLIVASDVSAHPDSAVGEIAARTGLPQSQVSTAVARLKEAGAVITAPDPDDRRRLLVRQAPEVSGRVAEVRSTTIEDALAAALGNPAPEQLREVADALDVLARHLSRN, from the coding sequence ATGAAGATCGGCGAAGGGGCCATGCCCCAGCCCGAGGGGGGAGAGCTGCGCCACGGCGGCAGCGTCCGGTCCGTCCTCATCGTGGCCAGCGACGTGTCCGCGCACCCCGACAGCGCCGTGGGGGAGATCGCCGCCCGCACCGGGCTGCCGCAGAGTCAGGTCTCCACCGCCGTCGCCCGGCTCAAGGAAGCGGGCGCCGTCATCACCGCCCCCGACCCCGATGACCGGCGCCGCCTGCTGGTCCGTCAGGCCCCCGAGGTGTCTGGCCGGGTGGCCGAGGTCCGGTCCACCACCATCGAGGACGCCCTCGCCGCGGCTCTCGGGAACCCTGCCCCCGAGCAGCTCAGGGAGGTCGCCGACGCCCTCGACGTGCTCGCCCGCCACCTGTCCCGGAACTGA
- a CDS encoding MFS transporter, translated as MAQLSPLGLGHGPFADLHEGAAQIAIPDMMSGLGATLDQTLWVVSGYALTLSALIITASRLGDLHGPRTLFAAGLTVFTLAGIGWRWIFLVNVPIGIAALALTFLVVPDIRTSRAHRFDLTGVLLSGAALFCLAFGLQEGQNHHWGAGIWVLLAAGATLAAGFLFHQSRRQDREPLIPFALFRDRNFTAMTALVGLISVAMLGLVLPFNLYLQSVLGLSAIKAGLVLAPSSLVSMTVGPFAGRLADRIGGKYVLLAGVACYGAGIVAIAPMSTEAMRHVPPHLAGAASGVNNTVRQIGSVVGAAAVGALLQGRLAAELATGKTYAVAFTATLHTTAILPIAVLIAGAAVCLMLRDRVTAPAAPAAEAAPVGGARTGQPAALSR; from the coding sequence GTGGCGCAGCTCTCCCCCCTCGGGCTGGGGCATGGCCCCTTCGCCGATCTTCATGAGGGTGCGGCCCAGATCGCGATCCCGGACATGATGAGCGGCCTCGGCGCCACGCTCGACCAGACGCTCTGGGTGGTCAGCGGCTACGCCCTGACCCTCTCGGCCCTGATCATCACGGCGAGCCGGCTCGGCGACCTGCACGGTCCACGGACCCTGTTCGCCGCGGGACTCACGGTGTTCACCCTGGCCGGCATCGGCTGGCGCTGGATCTTCCTCGTGAACGTGCCGATCGGCATCGCGGCGCTCGCCCTGACGTTCCTGGTGGTCCCGGACATCCGGACCTCCCGCGCCCACCGCTTCGACCTGACCGGTGTCCTGCTCTCCGGCGCCGCCCTGTTCTGCCTGGCCTTCGGTCTCCAGGAGGGGCAGAACCACCACTGGGGGGCCGGGATATGGGTGCTGCTGGCCGCCGGGGCGACCCTGGCCGCCGGGTTCCTGTTCCACCAGAGCCGCCGTCAGGACCGCGAGCCGCTGATCCCCTTCGCCCTCTTCCGGGACCGCAACTTCACCGCGATGACGGCGCTGGTCGGCCTGATCTCGGTCGCCATGCTGGGGCTGGTGCTGCCGTTCAACCTCTACCTCCAGTCCGTACTGGGGCTCAGCGCCATCAAGGCGGGCCTGGTCCTCGCCCCCTCCTCGCTGGTGTCGATGACGGTGGGGCCCTTCGCAGGGCGGCTTGCCGACCGGATCGGCGGCAAGTACGTCCTGCTCGCCGGGGTCGCCTGCTACGGCGCGGGCATCGTCGCCATCGCCCCGATGTCCACGGAGGCCATGCGCCACGTGCCACCGCACCTGGCCGGCGCCGCCTCCGGGGTCAACAACACGGTCCGGCAGATCGGTTCGGTGGTGGGCGCGGCCGCGGTCGGCGCGCTGCTCCAGGGCCGCCTCGCCGCGGAGCTGGCCACCGGCAAGACCTACGCGGTCGCCTTCACCGCCACCCTGCACACCACCGCGATCCTGCCGATCGCCGTCCTGATCGCCGGAGCGGCCGTCTGCCTCATGCTCCGCGACCGGGTCACGGCCCCGGCCGCACCGGCCGCCGAGGCCGCCCCCGTTGGGGGTGCTCGGACCGGCCAACCCGCCGCACTCTCACGGTAA
- a CDS encoding lamin tail domain-containing protein: MSASRTTRRVFATVVASVAVLGTAALPAAASTGGHDHGHGTGKHSTVMIGQVQHESPGRDDRTNRSLNGEWVEVKNTGKKPVNLRGYTLTDKQGNTYRFHGMTLAGHSSVKVHTGRGKNTAHDVYQNRTHHVWDKRDSATLRNDHNRILDSKSWGKKGR, encoded by the coding sequence ATGTCTGCTTCGCGCACCACTCGTCGCGTCTTCGCCACCGTCGTGGCCTCCGTCGCCGTCCTCGGCACCGCCGCCCTCCCGGCCGCGGCCTCCACCGGTGGCCACGACCACGGTCACGGTACGGGCAAGCACTCCACCGTCATGATCGGCCAGGTGCAGCACGAAAGCCCCGGCCGCGACGACCGCACCAACCGCAGCCTCAACGGCGAGTGGGTCGAGGTGAAGAACACCGGCAAGAAGCCGGTCAACCTGCGCGGTTACACGCTCACCGACAAGCAGGGCAACACCTACCGCTTCCACGGCATGACCCTCGCCGGTCACTCCAGCGTCAAGGTGCACACCGGCAGGGGCAAGAACACCGCCCACGACGTGTACCAGAACCGGACCCACCACGTCTGGGACAAGCGCGACTCGGCCACCCTGCGCAACGACCACAACCGCATTCTCGACAGCAAGTCCTGGGGCAAGAAGGGCCGTTAG